In the Streptomyces sp. SJL17-4 genome, CCTGGGCTTTCTTTCGCTTCCGGCCGTAATCATGTGGCGGGGAATTGCGGGGCGTAAGGGGAAAGAGGTTCCGGCTGACATGTGTCACCCTTTCCGTGACGCTCGGGCCATGGCTTCACGCGATGCCGATCGAGTCGGACTGGCTGAAAATAGACAACCCGGTCGGATCATCACGGTGGAGCGTTGTAGGGTCCGCGCCATGACTACGGAATCCACCGACGCCGAGTGCCTGGCACTCACGCGCAATCTGCGCCGTCGCGGCGCGATCGTCCTCGCCGTCTTCGCCCTCGTATGGGCCTTCGCGGGCGGTTCGGGAATAGCGGCGGTGCCCGTGTCCGTCGCGGTCGGCGTCGTCGCGGCCGCCGTGACCGCCGGCGCGGTGGTGTTCGCCTTCCGGGGCACCGCGGGTCCGGTGACCCGTCTCGTCCGCCTGCCGGAGAAGTGGAACCGGGGGGTCGGCCTGGTCAACATGGCCGAGCTGGTGGCGATCTTCGCAGTGATCGCCGCGTCGAACGCCTCGGGCCACCCCGAGTTCATCCCGGTCGGGATCTGCCTGGTCGTGGGCCTGCACTTCTTCCCGCTCGCCCGCCTCTTCGACCAGGGGCAGTACAAGTGGACCGCGATCTTCCTGACGGCGGTCGCGCTCGTGGGGCTCGTCGTCCTGGCGGCCGGCACCACTGCGGAAACGATCCGTACGGTGGTGGGCCTGGGCGCGGCGATCGTGCTGTGGGCCTCGTCCTTCCACGTCGCCCTGCGGGGCTGACGGCCCGGACCCGGACCCTTCGGAAACAGCGAGACGCACGCGAGGATGCGCCACCCGGCCGGAGCCGGGCGGTCGCATCCTTCGTGCGTCGTGCGTTCAGCCTCGGTTACTCGGTCAGCAGGCCGAGCAGGTGGAGGAGGACGACGACGAGGTGCCGATCGAGCCGCTGGAGGCACCCATCTCCGGGAGGGCCACGCCCTGGGCGACCTCGAGGGTCTCCAGCTCCGCGACGTCGAAGTTGTCGAAGGCCGCGTCGTCGCCGTTCTTGATGTCGTCGATGCTCATGGTGTGTTTCCTTTCAGCGTTTCGGTTGGGGGATGTTCAGCAGGCGGAGCAGGTGGAGGACGAGGAGGACGAGGTGCCGATCGAGCCGCTGGAGGCACCCATCTCCGGGAGGGCCACGCCCTGGGCGACCTCGAGGGTCTCCAGCTCGTCGACGTCGAAGTTCTCGAACGCCTTGTCCGCGTCCTGGCCCTGCTTGATGTCGTCGATGCTCATTCTGAATTCCTTTCCGAATTCTTCTCGGCAACCGTTCGGCTGCAACACCAATAATGCTGACCGACCATCCCCCGCACCAGCTTTTCCGGGCTCCGCCTGACGTTTATCACGCCAGGAATAACCGGCGTCATGCCGCACGGGATCAGGGGTTCTCGGGAAGGGACCACTCGGGGCTGTTGAGCATGCGCCAGCCCTCACCCGGCTCACCTGCGACGGAGTCGTCCGGGCGCCGGCTGCCGAGCAGGAAGTCGCCCACCGAGGACTCCTGGAGGTAGTCCAGGCCCAGCACCCGCGCGGACATGTCGGCGTCGCCGTTGCCCAGGGCGCACGGGGCGAGACCGAGGGCCGTCGCGACCAGGTACATCGTTTGGTAGAGCACGCCCGTGTGCCGGAGCGTGGTCGCGTAGGCGATGGCCCGGTACTTCCACGACATGCGCTGGAAGCGGGCCGTGACGGTGACGAGGACGTCCGGGCGCGCCTCCATGCCGGTGGCCCGGGAGGCCACGTGGAAGAGGGACTCCCGGTCGGCCTCCTCCTCGTTCCGCAGGACGAGCCGGTGGCCGACGGGGTCGTAGTAGTAGATGCCGGGCGCCAGGCCCTCGCAGCGCCGCACGGTGACGTACAGCTCCAGCTCGTAGCCCTGGCCGCCGCTCGGGTAGGGGCGGGAGACGACCTCGTCGCGGTCGCTGCCGGGCTCCGGCGTGTAGTGGGCGCGGACGCGCGCGACACGGTAGAGGAACTCGCCGAGCTGGCGGGCGGTCATCTCCTGGTCGCCGTAGCCCCGGATGGACCGCCGGGTCTCGATCGCCGTGGTGAGGGACGGGTCGTGGGCCGCGATCTCCTCCCGGGTCGGCCGGTGGAGGGGCACGGCGGGACCTTCGGGGACGGGCCGCACGGCCGGCCGGGGCTCGATGGCTCCCCGGTGGGGGTAGACGGCGCCGAACACGTCGTCGTACCGGCCGGAGCGGATGCGCGAGTGGAAGAGGAGGTCGTGGAAGTCCCACTGCCGCAGGACGGGTTCATCGTCCGAGGCGAAGGCCCCGCCCTCGTCCGCGAGTTCGGCGAATCCGGCGCCGACGAGGTGGCCGAGGACATCGGTGGTGCCGGCCGCGTCGAGACCGGCGTCGGCGCCGAGGCGGGCGGGGGTGCCGGGTTCGCCGAGCGCGGCGGCCAGGGTCCGGGCGGCGGGGTCGGTGAGCACCGCCCGGAAGGTGACCAGCGGCGACTCCAGGACGAGGGCGCCTTCGCGGGTGCGGCAGAAGGCGAAGCGGGAGAGCCGTACGGTCGCGTCGGCGGGGACGAGGACCGGCACGTACGCGGCCTCGCGTGCCACCGGCTCCAGGCGGAGCAACTCGCGCTTCCCGCCCCGGGCCAGGACGGCGTGCGCGACCAGGTGCCGGGCGCGGTCGAGGACCCGCTCGAACTGGACGCGCTCGGCGGGGCGCAGCCCCTCGTACAACTCCTCGGCGGGCCGGGGCCCTTCGGCGAGCCGCTCCAGGGCGGTCCGGACGCCGTCCCGGACGGGGCGGAGGGCGAGGGAGGTGGCGGGCCCGGCGAGGGTGGCGACGTCACCCCCGCCCGGGGCGAAGAGGACGCGCACGCCGCCGGTGAACGCCGGTACGGCGAGGGCGGGTCCGAGGGGGCGCGGGCCGGTGTCCGATGGTGTCTGCGTGGTCTGCACGGTGCCTCCGTGGGCGCGAGGATGACGGTCCGGCGCCGGGGCCGTACGACCCCGGAGGCCGGCGGACGGAAGGCGCCGCACGCAGGGCAGACGCCGGGCGACACTCTCGCGCGGGGAATCGGGCTCCGATCCGCGCCCGCCGAAATCGGTGACATCTCCTCGGCGATTCATGACTCCCGTCATCCCGGATTCCCCGATTCCCCTCCCCACCGGCCGGAATGACCGAGGTCATCGATTGCGTGACACATGCAAGAACCGGTGCTCACCCGCTCGGAGTTCCGCCGGTTCGCGCCCATGCTCGGAGAGCGAATTCACCACCGTTCCGAACCACTGTTCCGAACCACCGCCCGATCCACCACGCGATCCACCACCCGATCCACCACCCGATCCACCGTTCCCGGAAAACCGTCACGTTAGGAATCCGCTGTGTTCTCTCGCCGCAACGCGATACGACTCGGACTCACCGCCGGTGCCGTCGGCGCTGTCGGCGCGGCCGGCGGGGTGTTCCAGAGCCTCACCTCCGGTACGCAGGCGGTGGCCGCCGAGCCGCCCGCCGGCCCGCCCGCGGTCACCCCGTTCACCGTGCCGCTGCCCCGGCCGCGGGTCCTCGCCCCGTACCGCCGCACCCGGTCGGCCGACTACTACGCGGTCACCATGCGCAGGGCGCGGGTCGAGATCCTGCCCGGGCTGCGGACCGAGGTCCTGACGTACAACGGCACGTTCCCCGGCCCCACCATCCGGGCCCGCAGCGGGCGCACGGCCGTCGTGAAGCAGATCAACGCCCTCTCCGCGCCGACCTCGGTCCATCTGCACGGCGGGAACAACCCGCAGGACCAGGACGGCGGAATGATGGACCTGATCCAGCCGGGCCGCTCGAAGACGTACGTGTACGCCAACCGCCAGGTGGGCGCCACGCTGTGGACGCACGACCACGCGCACCACATGGAGTCCGAGCACGTCTACCGGGGCCTTTCCGGGCTCTACCTCCTCGGCGACGAGGCCGAGGACGCGCTCGGGCTGCCCTCGGGGCCGTACGAGGTGCCGCTGATCCTCCGGGACGCGCACTTCGACGCGGCGGGGCAGATGGTCTACACGATGGACGACGCGCTCAACCGCACGACCATCCTCGTCAACGGGGCCCCGTGGCCGTACATGAAGGTCAAGGCCCGCAAGTACCGCTTCCGGATGGTCAACTCCTGCAACCTGCGCATCTTCGTGATGGCGCTCTCCGACGGCAGCCCCATCATCCACGTCGGCTCGGACGGCGGGCTGCTGCCGGCGCCGGCGCCCTCGCCGGTGATCGTCCTCTCCCCCGGTGAGCGCGCCGACTTCGTCGTCGACTTCTCGCGGTACGCGCCGGGGACCCAGGTCACCCTGGCGAACATGCTGGGCCCCGGGCCGACCGAGCTCGTCGGGCAGATCATGCGCTTCGACGTCGAGGAGCAGGTGACCGACACCAGCCGGGTGCCGGACGTCCTCACCACCCTGCCGCCGCTGCCCACGCCGACCGTGGAGCGGAGCTTCGAACTGCGGATGGACGAGCCGGGCACGGGCCACCTCGCGTACATCAACGAGAAGACCTTCGACCACGACCGGATCGACACCGAGATCAAGTGGGGCGCCACCGAGGTGTGGACGGTCAGGAACACCAGCACGACCGTTCCGCACAACTTCCACACCCATCTGGTGCAGTTCCGCATTCTCGAGCGGGACGGAATGCCGGTCTATCCGGCGGAGGCCGGACTCAAGGACACCGTCCTCCTCTTCCCGGGGCAGACCGCGAAACTCCAGCTGACCTTCGACACCCACCGCGGGGTCTTTCCCTATCACTGCCACATGATCGACCACAGCGCCATGGGAATGATGGCGCAGATGCGTATCTCCTGAAGCCTTCCACACCTCTGAACTCCTCGTTCCGGAAAGGAGGAACCATGTACGTACGCCGCATTCTCGACGCTCTCGGAAAGGCCCCGGGGCGCGTGGTGATCCACCACGCCGACGAGGCCGTCACCGCCGGCCGGCTCGCCGGCTCGGTGCGGGCCACCACGGCCCTGCTGTACTCCCGCGGCGTCCGCCCCGGTGACACCGTCGCCGTGCTGACCGGCCCCAACCGGCCGTTGATGCTCGCCGCCCGGTACGCCGTCCATCTCCTGGGCGCCACCTCCGTGTACGTACGGTCGATGAATCCGCGTACCGACACGGAGACCTTCTCGGTCGCCACCCAGGCCCGACTCCTGGAGGACCTACGGGTGTCGGTGCTGCTCGTCGACGACGAGAGCGCCGAGCGCGGCGACTGGCTCACCCGCCGCGTCCCGGCCGTGACCGCGCTGACCGTCCCCTGGGGGGCGTCGGCCGGCTCCACCGAACCGCTGCCGGCGCGACTCCCCGAGCCGCGCCCGGACGACCTCGCGACCGTCGAGTTCACCAGCGGGAGCACCGGACGGCCGAAGATGGTCGCCCAGCGGTACGACACACGTGAGGAGCTCGTCAGCCGTCTCGCCCATGGCCTCGATCCCCGGGGACCCGCGACGCTGCTGTCCGTCACGCCGATCAGCCACACGACCGCGCCGATGGCGGACGCGGTGCTCGCGAGCGGCGGACGGGTCGTGCTGCACGACGAGTTCGACGCGGGCGAGGCCCTGGACGCCTTCGAGCGGCACGGGGTCACCGACGTCTATCTCGCCGTCCCGCACCTCTACCGGCTTCTGGACCATCCGGCCGCGCCGCTCACCGATCTGTCCTCGCTGCGCCGCATCACCTACAGCGGCACCCCGGCGGCGCCGGCGCGGGTGGCGCGGGCCGTCGAGCTCTTCGGCGACGTGCTCATCCAGGTGTACGGGACGACGGAGGCGGGCGGTATCAGCAGCCTCAACCCGCTGGACCACCGCGAGCCGGAACTGCTCGGCTCGGCGGGGCGTCCGTTCCCCTGGGTGCGGGTGGAGATCCGCGGCCCCGGCGGCGGCCCCCAGGTGGAGCGGGGGGTGTCGGGCGAGATCTGGATCAGCTCGCCGACGGTCACGGCCGGCTACCTCGGCGACGAGGAACGCACCGGGACGGTCTTCCGCGACGGCTGGCTGTGCACCGGCGACCTGGGGCACTGGGACCGGTACGGCTATCTCCGGCTCGACGGCCGGGTGGGCGACGTGATCAAGCACGGCGGGCTCAAGCTGGACCCGGCGGCCATCGAGGAGGCGCTGATGCGCCATCCGCAGGTGCGTCAGGCCACGGTGTTCGGGGTGCGGGACCGCGACTGGGTGGAGCAGGTGCACGCGGCCGTCGAGCTGTACTCGGGGGCCGGGCACACCTCCTGCGACCTGCGGGGCTATGTGGCCGCGGCGCTGACTCCGGAGCACACTCCGGTACGGGTCTCGGTCTGGCCGCGGCTGCCGCTCACGCCCTCGGGCAAACCGGACCGCGCCTACCTGCGCTCCGTCTCACCACCGGACCCCACCGCGTCGACCGCCCACACCACCGCCAGGGGCGGCCCGACCGCCACCGCACCGGGCGTCCCCAAGGCCTCCGCGCCGGGTCTCCCGACCACCTCCGCATCAGGCGCCCCGAACGCCACCGCCCTCCGCGGCGCCGGCGCCCCGCGCGTCGGTGGGACGGCCCTCAGCTCCCCGCGCGGAGCCACCGCGCGGGACGACCCCGTCCGCGTGAGCGGCGTGGGTCACCAGCCCGATCACGCCTCCTCGCGAACCAGAAAGGGCGTTCCATGACCGGTTTCGGCCACTTCGCCCGGTCGCTGCGGCTTCGGCGGCTCTACCGCCACAGCACGGCCGGCCTGATGATCACCCCTCTCGACCATTCGATCCACGACGGTCCCGTGGTGCCGAAGGGCACCACGCTCGACCAGCTCGCCGCCCGGATCGCGGCCGGCGGCGCCGACGCCGTCGTCGTGCACAAGGGCAGCGTCCGGCACATCAGCCCGGAGCGGTTCGCCGCGATGTCGCTGATCATCCACCTCAACGCGAGCACCAGCCAGGCGCTCGACCCCAACGCCAAGTACGTCGTCGCCGGCGTCGAGGAGGCCCTGCGCCTCGGCGCGGACGCGGTCAGCGTCCACGTCAACCTCGGCTCCGACGACGAGCGGCAGCAGATCGGCGACCTCGGCCGGATCGCCGACGCCTGCGACCGCTGGAACCTGCCGCTGCTCGCGATGGTGTACCCGCGCGGGCCGCGGATCAGCGACCCCCGGGACCCGGCGGTCGTCGCGCACGCCGTGACGATCGCCGCGGACCTGGGCGCGGACCTGGTCAAGACCGTCTTCCTCGGATCCACCGCGGAGATGCTCGACCTGACCGCGGCCTGCCCGGTGCCGGTGCTCGTCGCCGGCGGCCCCGCCCTGGAGAAGGAGGAGGACGTCCTGGCGTACGTCAGGGACGCCATCGCCGGAGGGGCGGGCGGGGTGGCCATGGGCCGCAACATCTTCCAGGCCAAGGACCCGCGCGCGCTGGCGGCCAAGGTCGCAAGGATCGTGCACCACTTCCCCGAACAGCACTTCACCACCGTCCCGTTCAGCGAGTCGGGCGGCCGGGAGCGGCTTCACAGCGAACGCCTCACCCCCGACCACCTCGACGGCACACCGCTCGACGACCCGCACCACGACGACACCCCTCACGACGACACCCACCTCGACGGCCCGTCGCTCGACGGCTCGTCTCTCGACCATCTGACAGGAGGTCCGCATCATGACGGACGCCAAACTGTGCTGGCTTGACATCCGCGAGGCCGGCGCCGCCACCGCCGCCGTCCTGGAGGAGGCCCTGCACCAGAAGATCGACGGCATCGTCGCCGCCGACCCGGCGGTGTTCACCGGTCTGCCGCCCACCGTCCGCAAGGTCCTGCTCTTCGAGGACGGCGCCGCCACCGTGCCCGCCGACCTGGGCGACGCCGACGTCGTGATCGTCCCCGGCCCGAAGGACGGCCGCGCCGAGCTCGAAGCGGCCCACCCGGACGTGCTGTTCGGGCGGTACGTGGAGATCGTCGACGCCGACACCCTGGAGGACGCCTGCCTGGCGGCGCGTCTCGAGGCGTGGAGCGTCCTCGACTTCCGCGACCCGACGAAGATCCCGCTGGAGATCGTCATCGCGGCCGCCTCGGGCGCGCCCGGCTCGATCGTGACGACGGCCGCCGACACCGAGGAGGCCGAGATCCTGTACGGCGTCCTGGAGCACGGCTCGGACGGGGTCCTGATGCGGGGCCGTACGGTCGGCGACGCGACGGCCCTGCGGACCGCGGCGACCGCGCACGGCGGGGAGATCTCCCTGGTCGAGCTGGAGGTCACGGCGACCACGCACATCGGCATGGGCGAGCGTGCCTGTGTCGACACCACGACCCACTTCCGCAAGGACGAGGGCATCCTGGTGGGCTCCCACTCCAAGGGCATGG is a window encoding:
- a CDS encoding thiazolylpeptide-type bacteriocin, whose amino-acid sequence is MSIDDIKNGDDAAFDNFDVAELETLEVAQGVALPEMGASSGSIGTSSSSSSTCSAC
- a CDS encoding thiazolylpeptide-type bacteriocin, with the translated sequence MSIDDIKQGQDADKAFENFDVDELETLEVAQGVALPEMGASSGSIGTSSSSSSTCSAC
- a CDS encoding SagB family peptide dehydrogenase; protein product: MQTTQTPSDTGPRPLGPALAVPAFTGGVRVLFAPGGGDVATLAGPATSLALRPVRDGVRTALERLAEGPRPAEELYEGLRPAERVQFERVLDRARHLVAHAVLARGGKRELLRLEPVAREAAYVPVLVPADATVRLSRFAFCRTREGALVLESPLVTFRAVLTDPAARTLAAALGEPGTPARLGADAGLDAAGTTDVLGHLVGAGFAELADEGGAFASDDEPVLRQWDFHDLLFHSRIRSGRYDDVFGAVYPHRGAIEPRPAVRPVPEGPAVPLHRPTREEIAAHDPSLTTAIETRRSIRGYGDQEMTARQLGEFLYRVARVRAHYTPEPGSDRDEVVSRPYPSGGQGYELELYVTVRRCEGLAPGIYYYDPVGHRLVLRNEEEADRESLFHVASRATGMEARPDVLVTVTARFQRMSWKYRAIAYATTLRHTGVLYQTMYLVATALGLAPCALGNGDADMSARVLGLDYLQESSVGDFLLGSRRPDDSVAGEPGEGWRMLNSPEWSLPENP
- a CDS encoding multicopper oxidase family protein, encoding MFSRRNAIRLGLTAGAVGAVGAAGGVFQSLTSGTQAVAAEPPAGPPAVTPFTVPLPRPRVLAPYRRTRSADYYAVTMRRARVEILPGLRTEVLTYNGTFPGPTIRARSGRTAVVKQINALSAPTSVHLHGGNNPQDQDGGMMDLIQPGRSKTYVYANRQVGATLWTHDHAHHMESEHVYRGLSGLYLLGDEAEDALGLPSGPYEVPLILRDAHFDAAGQMVYTMDDALNRTTILVNGAPWPYMKVKARKYRFRMVNSCNLRIFVMALSDGSPIIHVGSDGGLLPAPAPSPVIVLSPGERADFVVDFSRYAPGTQVTLANMLGPGPTELVGQIMRFDVEEQVTDTSRVPDVLTTLPPLPTPTVERSFELRMDEPGTGHLAYINEKTFDHDRIDTEIKWGATEVWTVRNTSTTVPHNFHTHLVQFRILERDGMPVYPAEAGLKDTVLLFPGQTAKLQLTFDTHRGVFPYHCHMIDHSAMGMMAQMRIS
- a CDS encoding AMP-binding protein translates to MYVRRILDALGKAPGRVVIHHADEAVTAGRLAGSVRATTALLYSRGVRPGDTVAVLTGPNRPLMLAARYAVHLLGATSVYVRSMNPRTDTETFSVATQARLLEDLRVSVLLVDDESAERGDWLTRRVPAVTALTVPWGASAGSTEPLPARLPEPRPDDLATVEFTSGSTGRPKMVAQRYDTREELVSRLAHGLDPRGPATLLSVTPISHTTAPMADAVLASGGRVVLHDEFDAGEALDAFERHGVTDVYLAVPHLYRLLDHPAAPLTDLSSLRRITYSGTPAAPARVARAVELFGDVLIQVYGTTEAGGISSLNPLDHREPELLGSAGRPFPWVRVEIRGPGGGPQVERGVSGEIWISSPTVTAGYLGDEERTGTVFRDGWLCTGDLGHWDRYGYLRLDGRVGDVIKHGGLKLDPAAIEEALMRHPQVRQATVFGVRDRDWVEQVHAAVELYSGAGHTSCDLRGYVAAALTPEHTPVRVSVWPRLPLTPSGKPDRAYLRSVSPPDPTASTAHTTARGGPTATAPGVPKASAPGLPTTSASGAPNATALRGAGAPRVGGTALSSPRGATARDDPVRVSGVGHQPDHASSRTRKGVP
- a CDS encoding 2-amino-3,7-dideoxy-D-threo-hept-6-ulosonate synthase, which produces MTGFGHFARSLRLRRLYRHSTAGLMITPLDHSIHDGPVVPKGTTLDQLAARIAAGGADAVVVHKGSVRHISPERFAAMSLIIHLNASTSQALDPNAKYVVAGVEEALRLGADAVSVHVNLGSDDERQQIGDLGRIADACDRWNLPLLAMVYPRGPRISDPRDPAVVAHAVTIAADLGADLVKTVFLGSTAEMLDLTAACPVPVLVAGGPALEKEEDVLAYVRDAIAGGAGGVAMGRNIFQAKDPRALAAKVARIVHHFPEQHFTTVPFSESGGRERLHSERLTPDHLDGTPLDDPHHDDTPHDDTHLDGPSLDGSSLDHLTGGPHHDGRQTVLA
- a CDS encoding 3-dehydroquinate synthase II family protein gives rise to the protein MTDAKLCWLDIREAGAATAAVLEEALHQKIDGIVAADPAVFTGLPPTVRKVLLFEDGAATVPADLGDADVVIVPGPKDGRAELEAAHPDVLFGRYVEIVDADTLEDACLAARLEAWSVLDFRDPTKIPLEIVIAAASGAPGSIVTTAADTEEAEILYGVLEHGSDGVLMRGRTVGDATALRTAATAHGGEISLVELEVTATTHIGMGERACVDTTTHFRKDEGILVGSHSKGMVLCVSETHPLPYMPTRPFRVNAGALHSYTVGQNGRTHYLSELHAGSSVLAVDVDGRTRPVSVGRVKIETRPLISIDAVAPSGQTVNLILQDDWHVRVLGPGASVLNSTELKPGDRILGHLPTADRHVGYPINEFCLEK